A window of Rhododendron vialii isolate Sample 1 chromosome 13a, ASM3025357v1 contains these coding sequences:
- the LOC131314717 gene encoding oxysterol-binding protein-related protein 3C-like isoform X2, translating to MGSPKKNQGKGLFAAMTSGISMFGNAMQRSVTGLLGYEGVEVINPEGGKDDAEEEAVRGRWKQEDRDSYWKMMQKYIGSDVTSMVTLPVIIFEPMTMLQKMAELMEYSYLLDQADECEDPYMRLVYASSWAISVYYAYQRTWKPFNPILGETYEMVNHGGITFISEQVCHHPPMSAGHAENEHFTYDVTSKLKTKFLGNSLDVYPLGRTHVTLKRDGVVLDLVPPPTKVNNLIFGRTWVDSPGEMVLSNLTTGDKVVLYFQPCGWFGAGRYEVDGYVYNAAEEPKVLITGKWDESMSYQPCDMEGEPLPGTELKEAGGDTES from the exons ATGGGTAGTCCGAAGAAGAATCAAGGCAAGGGTCTGTTTGCAGCGATGACTTCTGGAATCTCCATGTTTGGGAATGCCATGCAGAGATCCGTCACAGG ATTGCTGGGTTATGAGGGGGTGGAAGTAATTAATCCAGAGGGGGGCAAAGATGATGCAGAAGAGGAAGCTGTGAGAGGAAGATGGAAGCAGGAG GATCGGGACAGTTATTGGAAGATGATGCAGAAATATATCGGATCTGATGTGACATCGATGGTGACGCTTCCGGTCATTATATTTGAGCCAATGACAATGCTTCAAAAGATGGCAGAG TTAATGGAATACTCCTACCTTTTAGATCAGGCAGATGAATGTGAGGACCCCTACATGCGGTTGGTGTATGCTT CATCATGGGCTATATCTGTCTATTATGCCTACCAACGCACCTGGAAGCCTTTTAACCCCATCCTGGGTGAAACTTATGAAATGGTCAATCATGGTGGCATCACATTTATTTCTGAGCAG GTTTGTCATCATCCTCCAATGAGTGCTGGACATGCTGAAAATGAGCATTTTACATATGATGTGACGTCAAAGCTAAAAACGAAATTCTTAGGAAACTCTCTTGATGTTTACCCTCTCGGGag AACACATGTAACTTTAAAACGAGATGGGGTAGTCCTCGATTTGGTTCCCCCTCCCACGAAGGTCAACAATTTGATATTCGGACGAACTTGGGTGGACTCACCCGGGGAAATGGTGTTGTCAAATTTGACTACGGGAGATAAAGTTGTCCTTTACTTTCAACCTTGCGGTTGGTTTGG GGCTGGTCGATATGAAGTGGACGGCTACGTATATAATGCGGCTGAGGAACCTAAAGTATTGATAACGGGAAAATGGGATGAGTCAATGAGTTATCAACCATGTGACATGGAGGGGGAACCTCTTCCCGGAACTGAACTGAAAGAG GCTGGAGGAGACACAGAGAGCTGA
- the LOC131314717 gene encoding oxysterol-binding protein-related protein 3C-like isoform X1 → MGSPKKNQGKGLFAAMTSGISMFGNAMQRSVTGLLGYEGVEVINPEGGKDDAEEEAVRGRWKQEDRDSYWKMMQKYIGSDVTSMVTLPVIIFEPMTMLQKMAELMEYSYLLDQADECEDPYMRLVYASSWAISVYYAYQRTWKPFNPILGETYEMVNHGGITFISEQVCHHPPMSAGHAENEHFTYDVTSKLKTKFLGNSLDVYPLGRTHVTLKRDGVVLDLVPPPTKVNNLIFGRTWVDSPGEMVLSNLTTGDKVVLYFQPCGWFGAGRYEVDGYVYNAAEEPKVLITGKWDESMSYQPCDMEGEPLPGTELKEAWRIAAVPENDKFQYTYFAHKINSFETAPKKLLASDSRLRPDRYALEKGDLSKSGAEKSRLEETQRAEKKQREAKGHQFRPRWFDLTDEIRPTPWGDLEVYQYNGKYTEHRAAVDVDSSGSTVVDDVTSTEFNPWQYGNVSS, encoded by the exons ATGGGTAGTCCGAAGAAGAATCAAGGCAAGGGTCTGTTTGCAGCGATGACTTCTGGAATCTCCATGTTTGGGAATGCCATGCAGAGATCCGTCACAGG ATTGCTGGGTTATGAGGGGGTGGAAGTAATTAATCCAGAGGGGGGCAAAGATGATGCAGAAGAGGAAGCTGTGAGAGGAAGATGGAAGCAGGAG GATCGGGACAGTTATTGGAAGATGATGCAGAAATATATCGGATCTGATGTGACATCGATGGTGACGCTTCCGGTCATTATATTTGAGCCAATGACAATGCTTCAAAAGATGGCAGAG TTAATGGAATACTCCTACCTTTTAGATCAGGCAGATGAATGTGAGGACCCCTACATGCGGTTGGTGTATGCTT CATCATGGGCTATATCTGTCTATTATGCCTACCAACGCACCTGGAAGCCTTTTAACCCCATCCTGGGTGAAACTTATGAAATGGTCAATCATGGTGGCATCACATTTATTTCTGAGCAG GTTTGTCATCATCCTCCAATGAGTGCTGGACATGCTGAAAATGAGCATTTTACATATGATGTGACGTCAAAGCTAAAAACGAAATTCTTAGGAAACTCTCTTGATGTTTACCCTCTCGGGag AACACATGTAACTTTAAAACGAGATGGGGTAGTCCTCGATTTGGTTCCCCCTCCCACGAAGGTCAACAATTTGATATTCGGACGAACTTGGGTGGACTCACCCGGGGAAATGGTGTTGTCAAATTTGACTACGGGAGATAAAGTTGTCCTTTACTTTCAACCTTGCGGTTGGTTTGG GGCTGGTCGATATGAAGTGGACGGCTACGTATATAATGCGGCTGAGGAACCTAAAGTATTGATAACGGGAAAATGGGATGAGTCAATGAGTTATCAACCATGTGACATGGAGGGGGAACCTCTTCCCGGAACTGAACTGAAAGAG GCTTGGCGAATTGCTGCTGTTCCAGAGAATGACAAGTTTCAGTACACATATTTTGCACATAAAATAAACAGCTTTGAAACTGCTCCTAAAAAGTTGTTGGCATCAGATTCTCGACTACGTCCTGATAGATATGCACTTGAGAAGGGTGATCTATCCAAATCTGGTGCCGAGAAAAGCAG GCTGGAGGAGACACAGAGAGCTGAAAAGAAGCAGCGAGAAGCAAAAGGCCACCAGTTTAGACCAAGGTGGTTTGATCTAACTGATGAAATCAGGCCCACCCCTTGGGGAGACTTGGAAGTGTATCAATACAATGGTAAATACACCGAACATCGGGCTGCTGTGGATGTGGATAGCTCCGGAAGCACTGTTGTTGATGATGTCACATCAACGGAGTTCAATCCGTGGCAATATGGTAATGTTTCTTCATGA